From the Panthera leo isolate Ple1 chromosome C1, P.leo_Ple1_pat1.1, whole genome shotgun sequence genome, one window contains:
- the PPCS gene encoding phosphopantothenate--cysteine ligase isoform X1: protein MAEVDLVAEFPKPAGAARYAEVMARFAARLGAQGRRVVLITSGGTKVPLEARPVRFLDNFSSGRRGATSAEAFLAAGYGVLFLYRARSAFPFAHRFPPQTWLSALRPSGSTPSGLLSLEAEENALPGFAAALRSYQEAAAAGTFLAVEFSTLADYLHLLQAAAQALNPLGSSAMFYLAAAVSDFYVPVSEMPEHKIQSSGGPLQITMKMVPKMLSPLVKDWAPKAFIISFKLETDPSIILDRARNALEVYRHQVVIANSIESRRSFVVILTKDSETKILLSEEEVEKGVDIEDKIVDDLHSRHTAFIHDKN, encoded by the exons ATGGCGGAAGTGGACCTGGTCGCCGAGTTCCCCAAGCCTGCGGGAGCTGCGCGCTACGCCGAGGTTATGGCTCGCTTCGCCGCCAGGCTGGGCGCGCAGGGCCGGCGGGTGGTGTTGATCACGTCCGGCGGCACCAAGGTCCCCCTGGAAGCCCGACCAGTGCGCTTCCTGGACAACTTCAGCAGCGGGCGGCGCGGTGCCACCTCGGCCGAGGCCTTCCTGGCCGCGGGCTACGGGGTCCTGTTCCTGTACCGCGCTCGCTCCGCCTTCCCTTTTGCCCACCGCTTCCCGCCCCAGACCTGGTTGTCGGCGTTGCGGCCCAGCGGCTCAACCCCTTCGGGCTTGCTGAGCCTGGAGGCCGAGGAGAATGCACTTCCGGGCTTCGCGGCCGCTCTGCGGAGCTACCAGGAGGCTGCGGCTGCCGGCACCTTCCTTGCCGTGGAGTTCTCCACTTTGGCGGACTATTTGCATCTGCTGCAGGCTGCGGCCCAGGCGCTCAATCCGCTGG GCTCTTCTGCGATGTTTTACCTGGCTGCGGCCGTGTCAGATTTCTATGTTCCTGTCTCAGAAATGCCTGAACACAAGATCCAGTCATCTGGGGGCCCACTGCAG ATAACCATGAAGATGGTGCCAAAAATGCTTTCTCCTTTGGTTAAAGACTGGGCTCCCAAAGcatttataatttcctttaagTTGGAGACTGACCCTTCCATCATACTTGATCGTGCACGGAATGCTTTGGAAGTTTATCGACATCAAGTGGTGATAGCTAATAGCATTGAGTCACGACGGTCCTTTGTGGTTATTCTAACCAAAGACTCAGAAACCAAGATATTGCTATCAGAGGAAGAAGTAGAGAAAGGTGTAGATATAGAAGACAAGATAGTGGATGATCTTCATTCTCGACACACGGCTTTTATACATGACAAAAACTGA
- the PPCS gene encoding phosphopantothenate--cysteine ligase isoform X2, with protein MFYLAAAVSDFYVPVSEMPEHKIQSSGGPLQITMKMVPKMLSPLVKDWAPKAFIISFKLETDPSIILDRARNALEVYRHQVVIANSIESRRSFVVILTKDSETKILLSEEEVEKGVDIEDKIVDDLHSRHTAFIHDKN; from the exons ATGTTTTACCTGGCTGCGGCCGTGTCAGATTTCTATGTTCCTGTCTCAGAAATGCCTGAACACAAGATCCAGTCATCTGGGGGCCCACTGCAG ATAACCATGAAGATGGTGCCAAAAATGCTTTCTCCTTTGGTTAAAGACTGGGCTCCCAAAGcatttataatttcctttaagTTGGAGACTGACCCTTCCATCATACTTGATCGTGCACGGAATGCTTTGGAAGTTTATCGACATCAAGTGGTGATAGCTAATAGCATTGAGTCACGACGGTCCTTTGTGGTTATTCTAACCAAAGACTCAGAAACCAAGATATTGCTATCAGAGGAAGAAGTAGAGAAAGGTGTAGATATAGAAGACAAGATAGTGGATGATCTTCATTCTCGACACACGGCTTTTATACATGACAAAAACTGA
- the PPCS gene encoding phosphopantothenate--cysteine ligase isoform X3, whose amino-acid sequence MRQKFLFEKNILASIGKITMKMVPKMLSPLVKDWAPKAFIISFKLETDPSIILDRARNALEVYRHQVVIANSIESRRSFVVILTKDSETKILLSEEEVEKGVDIEDKIVDDLHSRHTAFIHDKN is encoded by the exons ATGAGACAAAAATTCTTGTTTGAAAAGAACATTCTGGCATCAATAGGGAAG ATAACCATGAAGATGGTGCCAAAAATGCTTTCTCCTTTGGTTAAAGACTGGGCTCCCAAAGcatttataatttcctttaagTTGGAGACTGACCCTTCCATCATACTTGATCGTGCACGGAATGCTTTGGAAGTTTATCGACATCAAGTGGTGATAGCTAATAGCATTGAGTCACGACGGTCCTTTGTGGTTATTCTAACCAAAGACTCAGAAACCAAGATATTGCTATCAGAGGAAGAAGTAGAGAAAGGTGTAGATATAGAAGACAAGATAGTGGATGATCTTCATTCTCGACACACGGCTTTTATACATGACAAAAACTGA
- the PPCS gene encoding phosphopantothenate--cysteine ligase isoform X4: protein MKMVPKMLSPLVKDWAPKAFIISFKLETDPSIILDRARNALEVYRHQVVIANSIESRRSFVVILTKDSETKILLSEEEVEKGVDIEDKIVDDLHSRHTAFIHDKN, encoded by the coding sequence ATGAAGATGGTGCCAAAAATGCTTTCTCCTTTGGTTAAAGACTGGGCTCCCAAAGcatttataatttcctttaagTTGGAGACTGACCCTTCCATCATACTTGATCGTGCACGGAATGCTTTGGAAGTTTATCGACATCAAGTGGTGATAGCTAATAGCATTGAGTCACGACGGTCCTTTGTGGTTATTCTAACCAAAGACTCAGAAACCAAGATATTGCTATCAGAGGAAGAAGTAGAGAAAGGTGTAGATATAGAAGACAAGATAGTGGATGATCTTCATTCTCGACACACGGCTTTTATACATGACAAAAACTGA